The following proteins come from a genomic window of Triticum aestivum cultivar Chinese Spring chromosome 6A, IWGSC CS RefSeq v2.1, whole genome shotgun sequence:
- the LOC123129176 gene encoding uncharacterized protein has translation MDATGAVEWWEEWQLRILVLGSLVIQYFLLVSSVARKFPIRSWCRPVIWLAYMASDAIAIYALATLFNRQRKSHEEDGDDVSSILEVLWAPILLIHLGGQDGITAYNVEDNELWTRHILTSVSQVTVAVYVFCKSWSGNDKRLLWAAILLFIFGTLKCIEKPWALNRASINSLVSSGEPIQRSINTQKLKIDPLEDFIDKATCPPEDNSYLLTPATPVDFTPHKLFVDHASPSADDRIRLLLSFSALDDIDAYCKMQQWLSQTFQLLYTKEKMCNIAQYAVYIKEMKSSTGVTPSDQGVPLSFGYVCRAMLYRCIGVFRPFAKGHYKGQEKPEATSSQA, from the exons ATGGATGCCACAGGCGCTGTGGAGTGGTGGGAGGAGTGGCAGCTGCGCATCCTCGTCCTTGGTAGCCTGGTGATTCAGTACTTCCTCCTTGTCTCTTCTGTCGCACGTAAATTCCCCATAAGATCCTGGTGTAGACCTGTCATCTGGCTAGCGTACATGGCCAGCGATGCCATTGCAATTTATGCACTCGCCACCCTCTTCAACCGCCAAAGGAAGTCACATGAAGAGGATGGAGACGATGTCAGCAGCATCCTGGAGGTGTTGTGGGCGCCTATCCTCCTGATACACCTAGGTGGACAGGACGGCATAACCGCCTACAACGTCGAGGACAACGAGCTGTGGACGCGGCACATCCTCACCTCAGTGTCTCAGGTCACCGTGGCTGTCTATGTCTTCTGCAAATCATGGTCAGGCAACGACAAGAGGCTGCTATGGGCGGCAATATTGCTCTTCATCTTTGGTACCCTCAAATGCATCGAGAAGCCCTGGGCTCTCAACAGGGCCAGCATTAACAGCTTGGTAAGCTCCGGCGAGCCGATACAGAGGTCAATAAACACTCAGAAGCTCAAAATTGATCCACTTGAAGATTTTATTGACAAAGCAACCTGTCCTCCTGAGGATAATAGTTATCTTTTAACACCAGCCACGCCGGTGGACTTCACTCCCCATAAGTTATTTGTGGACCATGCATCTCCTTCTGCTGATGATCGGATCAGGCTACTACTGTCCTTCTCAGCACTTGATGACATCGATGCCTACTGTAAGATGCAGCAGTGGCTCTCTCAGACGTTCCAACTCCTCTACACCAAAGAAAAGATGTGCAACATTGCCCAGTATGCGGTCTACATCAAAGAAATGAAATCTTCAACCGGTGTCACACCTTCTGACCAAGGAGTTCCACTAAGTTTTG GTTACGTATGCCGTGCTATGCTGTACCGCTGCATTGGAGTTTTTCGCCCTTTTGCTAAGGGACATTACAAGGGTCAGGAGAAGCCCGAAGCCACCAGCAGCCAGGCCTGA